One window of Calderihabitans maritimus genomic DNA carries:
- a CDS encoding ATP-dependent Clp protease ATP-binding subunit translates to MFAKFTERAQRVIHLAQEEAKNLKHPAVGTEHLLLGLIREGEGVAAQALKNLGINLDKVREQIIQLIGQGDQPQQVTGLTPRAKRVLELANEESQKMGVNYVGTEHILLGLLREKDGVAAQVLTGLGVSADRVRQQVMVLLGGGAMPAFSMFFGDLGEAMQAKPGFGAKARKQRDRTNTPTLDQFSRDLTKLAEEDKLDPVIGREKEIERVIQVLSRRTKNNPVLIGEPGVGKTAIAEGLAQRIKENKVPEVLADKRVVALDMSAVVAGTKFRGEFEDRLKKVIDEIRGAGNIILFIDELHTLIGAGAAEGAIDAANILKPALARGELQCIGATTLDEYRKHIEKDPALERRFQPIMVGEPTREEAIEILKGLRDRYEAHHRVKITDEAIKAAVNLSDRYITERFLPDKAIDLIDEAASRVRLKVYTAPPDIKELEKRLEEVRKEKEAAVHSQEFEKAAKLRDEEKEIQSQLEELKEKWDKEKGLEKSEVTEEHIAEIVSSWTGIPVSKLAQEETERLLKLEEILHERVIGQDEAVEAVARAIRRARAGLKDPKRPIGSFIFLGPTGVGKTELARALAEALFGDEDAMVRLDMSEYMERHTVSRLIGAPPGYVGYEEAGQLTEAVRRRPYSVVLLDEIEKAHPEVFNILLQVLEDGRLTDAKGRTVDFRNTVIIMTSNIGAQTIRKETRVGFAKELTQDDYEAMKDRVLNELKRSFRPEFLNRIDEIIVFHSLREEHIQEIVELMLNNLNKRLEEHDLFVEATDEAKAILVKEGYDETYGARPLKRTISRLIEDKLSEGLLEGKFKPGDKIIAEEVNGKIELRKKEE, encoded by the coding sequence AGGTTACCGGGCTTACTCCCCGGGCGAAGAGGGTATTGGAATTGGCAAATGAAGAGAGCCAGAAAATGGGAGTAAATTATGTAGGTACTGAACATATCTTATTAGGGTTGCTGAGAGAAAAGGACGGAGTGGCGGCTCAAGTCTTAACAGGATTAGGAGTGAGTGCCGATAGAGTTCGCCAGCAGGTTATGGTATTACTAGGTGGTGGCGCAATGCCTGCTTTCAGTATGTTCTTTGGCGATTTGGGAGAGGCGATGCAGGCCAAACCAGGTTTTGGAGCCAAAGCAAGAAAACAGCGTGATCGTACTAATACACCAACGTTGGATCAATTCAGCCGTGACTTGACCAAACTCGCAGAGGAAGACAAACTGGATCCGGTCATAGGTCGCGAGAAGGAAATTGAACGGGTGATCCAAGTGTTAAGCCGCCGTACCAAAAACAATCCGGTGTTGATTGGAGAGCCGGGGGTAGGTAAGACGGCCATTGCGGAAGGATTGGCTCAAAGAATAAAAGAGAACAAGGTTCCGGAAGTATTGGCAGATAAAAGAGTTGTTGCTTTAGACATGTCGGCTGTAGTAGCCGGTACTAAATTTAGAGGAGAATTTGAAGATAGACTCAAAAAAGTTATTGACGAAATACGCGGGGCAGGCAATATTATCTTATTTATTGATGAGCTGCACACTTTAATCGGGGCCGGTGCGGCTGAAGGAGCAATAGACGCAGCCAACATATTGAAACCTGCCTTAGCTAGAGGCGAGCTGCAGTGTATAGGTGCAACCACTCTTGATGAATACAGAAAGCATATTGAAAAAGATCCTGCTTTAGAAAGAAGGTTCCAGCCTATTATGGTTGGAGAACCTACCCGTGAAGAAGCCATAGAAATCTTAAAGGGCTTAAGAGACCGTTACGAGGCCCATCATAGAGTTAAAATAACCGATGAGGCCATAAAAGCGGCTGTTAACTTATCTGACCGATATATTACAGAACGTTTTTTGCCTGATAAAGCTATTGACTTAATAGATGAAGCTGCTTCTCGGGTAAGATTGAAGGTATATACTGCCCCGCCTGATATTAAAGAACTAGAAAAAAGATTGGAAGAAGTTCGTAAAGAGAAGGAAGCTGCTGTTCACAGCCAGGAATTTGAAAAAGCGGCGAAGTTGAGAGATGAGGAAAAAGAAATTCAGTCCCAGTTGGAAGAACTTAAGGAGAAATGGGATAAAGAAAAGGGTCTCGAGAAATCGGAAGTGACTGAAGAGCATATTGCGGAAATTGTATCGAGTTGGACGGGAATTCCGGTAAGCAAACTCGCTCAGGAGGAAACGGAACGACTTCTAAAATTGGAGGAAATCCTACATGAAAGAGTGATAGGGCAGGATGAAGCTGTGGAAGCTGTAGCCCGGGCTATTCGACGGGCTAGAGCGGGGTTGAAGGATCCTAAACGCCCCATTGGTTCGTTTATTTTCCTCGGACCCACTGGAGTAGGGAAGACGGAACTGGCAAGAGCCTTAGCTGAAGCACTCTTTGGCGATGAAGATGCTATGGTTAGGTTAGATATGTCCGAGTACATGGAAAGACATACCGTGTCTCGTCTCATAGGAGCTCCTCCCGGATATGTAGGATACGAAGAAGCAGGACAACTTACCGAAGCGGTAAGAAGAAGACCATACTCGGTGGTACTGCTGGATGAAATTGAAAAAGCCCATCCGGAAGTATTTAATATCCTGCTACAGGTCCTAGAAGATGGCCGTCTAACCGATGCTAAGGGGCGGACAGTAGATTTCCGAAATACAGTAATAATAATGACCTCTAATATCGGAGCTCAGACGATTAGGAAGGAGACGCGGGTAGGTTTTGCCAAAGAGTTAACTCAGGACGATTATGAGGCTATGAAAGACAGAGTTTTAAATGAATTAAAACGGTCTTTCCGGCCTGAATTTCTCAACCGTATCGATGAAATCATTGTCTTCCATTCCCTGCGCGAGGAACATATCCAGGAAATTGTAGAATTAATGCTAAATAATCTCAACAAGAGATTGGAAGAACACGATTTATTCGTAGAAGCAACTGATGAAGCAAAAGCCATCCTAGTTAAGGAGGGCTACGATGAAACTTACGGAGCAAGACCGCTGAAACGGACCATTTCCCGGCTAATAGAAGATAAGTTGTCGGAAGGACTACTGGAAGGGAAGTTTAAACCCGGCGATAAGATTATTGCTGAAGAGGTCAACGGCAAGATTGAGCTGAGGAAAAAAGAAGAATAG